A stretch of Onychomys torridus chromosome 2, mOncTor1.1, whole genome shotgun sequence DNA encodes these proteins:
- the Nppa gene encoding natriuretic peptides A has product MGSFSITMGFFFFLALWLPGYIGANPVYGAVSDTDLMDFKNLLDHLEEKMPLQDEVVPPQALSEQNDDAGASLSSLSEVPPWTGEVNSPQRDGSALGRSPWDPSDRAALLKNKLRALLAAPRSLRRSSCFGGRIDRIGAQSGLGCNSFRYRR; this is encoded by the exons ATgggctccttctccatcaccatgggcttcttcttctttctgGCCCTTTGGCTTCCAGGCTATATTGGAGCGAACCCTGTGTACGGTGCAGTGTCTGACACAGATCTGATGGATTTCAAG aaCCTGCTAGACCACCTGGAGGAGAAGATGCCATTACAAGATGAGGTTGTGCCCCCACAGGCCCTGAGTGAGCAGAACGATGATGCTGGAGCTTCACTTAGCTCTCTCTCTGAGGTACCTCCCTGGACTGGGGAGGTCAACTCACCTCAGAGAGATGGGAGTGCCCTGGGGCGCAGCCCCTGGGACCCCTCGGATAGAGCTGCCCTCTTGAAGAACAAACTGAGGGCTCTGCTCGCTGCCCCTCGGAGCCTACGGCGGTCTAGCTGTTTTGGGGGTAGGATCGACAGGATTGGAGCCCAGAGCGGGCTAGGATGCAACAGCTTCCGG tacCGAAGATAA